The following coding sequences are from one Arthrobacter crystallopoietes window:
- a CDS encoding HNH endonuclease, translating into MFESIVPAEMDPVKPVPGDPGAALVRSMILELANMDQDVSEGVRIDRITALEELKAAASAGQARETEAFVASRREARAAAGVPAERRGRGLAKEIGLARKDSPNRGGKHLGMATTLIREMPHSYRALAEGRLNEWRATILVRETACLSVEDRARIDRELCADPKTLQGCGDKQIGAMAKQAALRLDPLSVVRRAAKAEKERHVSCRPAPDTMAQVSCLVPVTQGVAVLAALAKEADRLKAQGDERSRGQLMADIFVERVTGQPAENPAKIEVQLVMTDRTLFQGDSEPAHLAGYGIVPAQWARDLIRTADTDTDNGNGSVGTDTTDAGNGSTDHPAVGNPVQGAEADKIVAGTTESRETDGAAGSGPPEAAEPIPGADAELGKGNTGTAGTATGPPGSKRRASADADEVEVWVRRLYTAPGTGQLLGMDSRARLMPAGMQQVIQARDQLCRTPWCDAPIRHHDHVVPWRDAGETAEVNGQGLCEACNLAKESEGWHAQTVPGPRHTVETTTPTGHTYLSTAPALSGTPPATEQPEETLEPVSVFERALGRIDFLYRPAA; encoded by the coding sequence ATGTTCGAGTCAATCGTTCCAGCAGAGATGGATCCGGTGAAGCCGGTTCCCGGCGACCCGGGTGCCGCCCTGGTCCGCTCAATGATCCTGGAACTGGCTAACATGGACCAGGATGTGTCCGAGGGGGTGCGGATTGACCGGATCACCGCCCTGGAAGAACTCAAGGCCGCCGCGTCGGCGGGGCAGGCCCGCGAGACCGAGGCGTTTGTGGCTTCCCGGCGGGAGGCCCGGGCGGCGGCCGGGGTCCCGGCGGAGCGGCGGGGCCGGGGCCTGGCGAAGGAGATCGGGCTGGCCAGGAAGGACTCGCCGAACCGGGGCGGCAAGCACTTGGGGATGGCGACCACGCTGATCAGGGAAATGCCCCACAGCTATAGGGCGTTGGCCGAGGGCCGGCTGAACGAGTGGCGGGCGACCATCCTGGTCCGCGAAACCGCGTGCCTGAGCGTGGAAGACCGCGCCCGCATCGACCGGGAGTTGTGTGCTGATCCGAAGACGCTGCAAGGGTGCGGGGACAAACAGATCGGGGCGATGGCGAAGCAGGCCGCGCTGCGGCTGGACCCCCTGTCGGTGGTCCGCCGGGCCGCGAAAGCCGAAAAGGAACGCCACGTCTCCTGCCGTCCGGCGCCGGACACCATGGCCCAGGTGAGCTGCCTGGTGCCGGTGACACAGGGCGTGGCCGTCCTCGCGGCCCTGGCCAAGGAAGCCGACCGGCTGAAGGCGCAGGGCGACGAACGCTCCCGGGGACAGCTGATGGCCGACATCTTCGTCGAACGCGTCACCGGCCAGCCCGCGGAGAACCCCGCAAAAATCGAGGTCCAGCTGGTCATGACCGACCGCACCCTGTTCCAAGGCGACTCCGAACCGGCACACCTGGCCGGGTACGGCATCGTCCCCGCCCAATGGGCCCGGGACCTGATCCGCACCGCAGACACCGACACCGACAACGGGAACGGCAGCGTCGGCACGGACACCACAGACGCCGGGAACGGCAGCACAGATCACCCCGCGGTTGGCAATCCGGTACAGGGTGCCGAGGCGGACAAGATCGTTGCAGGCACAACCGAAAGCAGGGAAACGGACGGTGCTGCCGGTTCCGGCCCGCCGGAGGCGGCCGAACCAATACCGGGCGCTGATGCAGAACTCGGCAAGGGCAACACGGGCACTGCTGGTACGGCGACAGGGCCTCCCGGTTCGAAGCGAAGAGCCTCCGCCGATGCTGACGAGGTGGAGGTGTGGGTGCGCCGGCTTTACACGGCGCCGGGCACCGGGCAGCTGCTCGGAATGGATTCGCGGGCAAGGTTGATGCCCGCCGGGATGCAGCAGGTGATCCAGGCCAGGGACCAGCTCTGCCGCACGCCGTGGTGCGACGCACCGATCCGCCACCACGACCACGTCGTGCCCTGGCGCGATGCCGGGGAGACCGCCGAGGTCAATGGGCAGGGTTTGTGTGAAGCGTGTAACCTCGCGAAGGAATCAGAGGGCTGGCACGCCCAAACCGTCCCCGGACCGCGGCACACGGTGGAAACGACCACCCCGACCGGGCACACTTATCTATCCACTGCACCGGCACTGTCCGGCACACCACCGGCAACAGAGCAGCCGGAGGAGACACTGGAGCCGGTGTCAGTCTTCGAACGGGCGCTCGGCCGCATCGACTTCCTCTACCGCCCCGCAGCCTAA
- a CDS encoding ABC transporter ATP-binding protein, whose translation MSEQSREAAPEEAVVKVTDLVAGYLPGVNILNGCSIEARPGELIGIIGPNGAGKSTLLKAMFGLVRVHSGTVVVRGKDLTGLKANKLVTQGVGFVPQTNNVFASLTIEENMQMGMFQQPKNFKERFDFVTSLFPELGKRRTQRAGSLSGGERQMVAMGRALMMEPAVLLLDEPSAGLSPVKQDETFLRVHEINRAGVSVIMVEQNARRCLQICDRAYVLDQGKDAYTGTGRELMKDPKVIQLYLGTLADSA comes from the coding sequence ATGAGTGAGCAGAGCCGCGAGGCTGCGCCGGAGGAAGCGGTCGTCAAGGTCACGGACCTCGTCGCAGGCTACTTGCCCGGCGTCAATATTCTCAATGGGTGCAGTATTGAGGCCCGCCCCGGCGAACTGATCGGCATCATCGGCCCCAATGGAGCCGGAAAATCGACGCTGCTCAAAGCCATGTTCGGCCTGGTGCGGGTACATTCCGGGACTGTGGTCGTCCGAGGCAAAGACCTTACCGGCCTTAAGGCCAACAAGCTTGTCACGCAGGGCGTTGGCTTCGTGCCCCAGACAAACAACGTCTTCGCTTCTTTGACGATCGAAGAGAACATGCAGATGGGTATGTTCCAGCAACCCAAGAATTTCAAGGAACGCTTCGATTTTGTCACGAGTCTCTTTCCGGAACTCGGGAAACGCCGCACCCAGCGCGCGGGTTCGCTCTCCGGCGGCGAGCGGCAGATGGTAGCCATGGGCCGTGCCCTGATGATGGAACCGGCGGTCCTGCTCCTCGACGAGCCGTCCGCGGGGCTCTCCCCCGTTAAGCAGGACGAAACGTTCCTCCGGGTACATGAGATCAACCGTGCCGGGGTTTCCGTAATCATGGTCGAGCAGAATGCGCGACGGTGCCTGCAGATCTGCGACCGTGCATATGTGCTGGACCAGGGCAAGGATGCGTACACGGGAACAGGCCGTGAATTGATGAAGGATCCGAAGGTCATCCAGCTGTATCTAGGGACGTTGGCTGATTCCGCTTAG
- a CDS encoding ABC transporter ATP-binding protein produces MTDTRPIAAGDTGPGCKKRDPILIAKNVTRTFGGLKAVDVEYLEVPRHKITALIGPNGAGKTTLFNLLTGFDVPQSGEWKFDDHSLAGVPSHKVARMGMVRTFQLTKVMGKLTVMENMRLGGDSQPGERLSKALFKGMWSSREKEITRQADGLLEKFKLDTKKDDYAASLSGGQRKLLEMARALMVRPKLVMLDEPMAGVNPALTQSLLDHVKNLKAEGMTVLFVEHDMQMVRHIADWVVVMAEGKIVAEGPPQDVMKDQAVIDAYLGAHHDVDLGDAEGIEALEEQLSHDQESVVGTEDEGVIGRHITELDGGTERPGEPGSGDSKEQR; encoded by the coding sequence ATGACCGATACCAGGCCCATCGCGGCCGGCGACACCGGGCCGGGCTGCAAGAAGCGGGATCCGATCCTGATTGCCAAGAACGTGACCCGGACCTTCGGCGGACTCAAGGCGGTCGACGTCGAATACCTGGAAGTCCCGCGCCACAAGATCACCGCGTTGATCGGCCCCAACGGTGCAGGCAAAACCACGCTGTTCAACCTGCTGACCGGATTCGACGTGCCGCAAAGCGGCGAGTGGAAATTCGACGACCATTCGCTGGCAGGCGTCCCGTCCCACAAGGTTGCCCGCATGGGCATGGTCCGCACCTTCCAGCTCACCAAGGTAATGGGCAAGCTCACGGTGATGGAGAACATGCGTCTCGGCGGGGACAGCCAGCCCGGCGAAAGGCTGAGCAAAGCACTCTTCAAAGGCATGTGGAGCAGCCGGGAAAAGGAGATCACCAGACAGGCTGACGGCCTGCTTGAGAAGTTCAAACTGGATACGAAGAAGGATGATTACGCGGCCTCTCTGTCCGGCGGCCAGCGCAAGCTACTGGAGATGGCCCGGGCCCTGATGGTGCGGCCGAAGCTGGTAATGCTGGACGAGCCGATGGCAGGCGTGAACCCCGCACTGACGCAGTCGCTGCTGGATCACGTCAAAAACCTCAAAGCCGAGGGCATGACGGTGCTGTTCGTGGAACACGACATGCAGATGGTTCGCCATATTGCCGACTGGGTCGTCGTTATGGCGGAAGGAAAAATCGTTGCCGAAGGCCCGCCTCAGGACGTCATGAAAGACCAGGCCGTAATCGATGCCTACCTTGGAGCTCACCACGACGTGGACCTTGGCGACGCGGAAGGTATCGAGGCACTGGAAGAACAGCTTTCACACGACCAGGAGTCCGTTGTCGGCACAGAGGACGAAGGCGTGATCGGGCGCCATATCACCGAACTCGACGGCGGAACTGAACGCCCGGGCGAACCAGGCTCCGGAGACAGTAAGGAACAACGATGA